The segment GCCAGGCACCCGTGCAGGCGGTCAAAAAGTTCAAGAAGATCGAGTGCCAGGCACCCGTGCAGGTGGTCAAAAAGTTCAAGAAGATCGAATGCCCGGCACCGAGGTGATCTGGGAGGCGCGAGCGAAAGTGAGCGTTGCGATGGCCCGTCTGGAGCGCTTGTTTGACGATGGGACGCTGGAGGTGATCGGAGCCGAGGTCACCCACCGCGCGCAGGGCTTCGGGCTGGAGAAGAAAAAGATCCCGGGCGATGGCGTGATCACCGCAAGCGGGCTGATTGAGGGCAGGCCGGTGTTTGCGTACGCCCAGGATCGCACGGTGCTGGGAGGCAGTCTTGGGCAGGCGCACGCGCAGAAGATCGCCCGATTGCAGGACCTGGCGATGAGGGCCGGGGCGCCCTTTGTGGGCATCAATGACTCGGGGGGCGCGCGGATTCAGGAGGGCGTCGATGCGCTCGGGGGCTACGGGGAGATCTTTCGGCGCAATGTGGCCGCCTCCGGCGTCATTCCGCAGATCAGCGTCATCGCCGGGCCCTGCGCCGGCGGGGCGGTCTACTCGCCGGCGTTGACCGACTTTGTGGGGATGGTCGACCAGTCGAGCTTTATGTTTTTGACCGGTCCGAAGGTGGTCAAGACGGTGACCTTTGAGGATATCACGGTCGAGGATCTGGGCGGGGCGCGCACCCACGCGGAGCGCACCGGTGTGAGTCATTTTCGGTGGGGCAGTGATGAGGAGGCGATTGGCCAGGTGCGACGCCTGCTGAGTTATTTGCCCTCCAACCACAGGGAGGAGCCTCCTTTTGTGGCGCCCGGGGATGATGTGGCGCGGATGGATGTGGCGTTTAATGCGATCGTGCCCGCCGACCCCCGCAAACCTTACGATGTGCGTCGGGTGGTGGAGCTGGTCGTCGATCGCGACACCTTTATGGAGGTGCAGGCCGGGTGGGCAAAGAATGTGGTGGTGGGGCTGGGTCGCCTGGGCGGGCATGTGGTGGGGCTTGTGGCCAATCAGCCCCTGGTCAACGCCGGGGTGCTCGACATTGACGCGAGCCGCAAGGCGGCGCGCTTTATTCGCACCTGCAATGCTTTTGGGATTCCGCTGGTGAGCCTGGTGGATGTGCCCGGGTTTTTGCCCGGTCGGGAGCAGGAGTACGGCGGGGTGATCGACCACGGAGCGAAGTTACTCTACGCGTACTGCGAGGCCAGCGTGCCCAAGCTCTCGGTGATTCTGCGAAAGGCCTACGGGGGCGCGTACATCGTGATGAGTTCGCAGCATGTGGGCGGGGATGTGAACCTGGCCTGGCCGCGCGCAGAGATCGCGGTGATGGGCGCCAACGGGGCGGTCGAGGTGCTCAATCGTCGAGAGATCGCAGCGGCCGACGATCCGGAGGCGCGCGCCGCGGAGCTGCGGGCCGACTATGAGGAGCGTTTTCTCAACCCGAACATCGCCGCCCAGCGCGGTTATATCGACGCGGTGATCGAGCCCTGTGAGACGCGTTGGCGCCTCTATCGGCATCTGCGGGTGATGCTCAATAAGCGGGAGTGGAGCGCGCCTAAACGGCATGGGAACGGGCCGCTCTGAGGGAGGCGTTTCGTCGAGGTGCCAGGCATCCGGACATGGTGTTGGCGCCGAGGTGCCAGGCACTCGTACAGAAAGATTTCGCCGAGGTGCCAGG is part of the Lujinxingia vulgaris genome and harbors:
- a CDS encoding acyl-CoA carboxylase subunit beta, which encodes MSQSNEMVELQSVVKSQDRVPGTRAGGQNVQEDRVPGTRAGGQKVQEDRVPGTRTDGQKVQEDRVPGTRAGGQKVQEDRVPGTRAGGQKVQEDRMPGTEVIWEARAKVSVAMARLERLFDDGTLEVIGAEVTHRAQGFGLEKKKIPGDGVITASGLIEGRPVFAYAQDRTVLGGSLGQAHAQKIARLQDLAMRAGAPFVGINDSGGARIQEGVDALGGYGEIFRRNVAASGVIPQISVIAGPCAGGAVYSPALTDFVGMVDQSSFMFLTGPKVVKTVTFEDITVEDLGGARTHAERTGVSHFRWGSDEEAIGQVRRLLSYLPSNHREEPPFVAPGDDVARMDVAFNAIVPADPRKPYDVRRVVELVVDRDTFMEVQAGWAKNVVVGLGRLGGHVVGLVANQPLVNAGVLDIDASRKAARFIRTCNAFGIPLVSLVDVPGFLPGREQEYGGVIDHGAKLLYAYCEASVPKLSVILRKAYGGAYIVMSSQHVGGDVNLAWPRAEIAVMGANGAVEVLNRREIAAADDPEARAAELRADYEERFLNPNIAAQRGYIDAVIEPCETRWRLYRHLRVMLNKREWSAPKRHGNGPL